GCCCCTCTACTCGCCGTGGAACACGGACACGTACCGGCTCTTCGGGCCGGAGCACCCGGCGCAGGGCAGCGCCCCGCTGACCCGGCAGACCCTCAAGAGCGCCTTCGAGCTGGAGCTGGGCGCCACCGTGCCCGTGCACCGGACCCGGCTGCTGACCGGGCGTTCCTGGTCCGGCGGGGCCCCGGTCACCCGGGTGGAGGTGAGCACCGACGGCGGCGGCCACTGGCAGCGCGTCCGGCTGCACGACGCCCCGCGCCGGGGCGGCTGGGTGCGCTGGTCGCTGCCGTGGACCCCGCGTGCGGCGGGTGCGACGGCGCTGCTGGCCCGCGCCACCGACGCCACCGGGCGGACGCAGCCCGAGACCTCGGTCCACAACGCGCAGGGCTACCTGTTCGACGCGGTGGTGCGCCACCCGGTGACGGTGGTCTGACCCGCTCGGCCCGCTCAGGGGGTGTGGAAGCGGACTTCCGGCGCGTCGGCGGACGGACCGTCGAGGACGGGCTGCGGTGTGCCGCGCAGGTGCTGGTCGAAGAAGGCACCGACGTAGCGCCGGGTCAGCTCGACGGATCGGGCGCCGGGCAGCGGGGCCTTGGGGTCGAGCGGCAGGCCCAGCTGTTCGCCGATCGCCGGGAAGTCGGAGAAGGTGAAGTGGCCGGATCCGGCGAAGGTGATCCAGCGCTTCCAGCCGTCGAGCAGGGGCCAGTCGCGGTCCCAGCTCTGGCTGCCGCCGGGGCCGCGTTCCTGTGCGCCGATCAGCATGAAGGGACGGCCGCCGAGCCCGGCCGCGGGGACCGGCGTGGCGAGGCCGCCGTCCATGTTCACCCCGGCGCGGATCCTCGGGTCGGTCGCCATCGCGGCGACCGCCGAGGCGCCGCCTATGGAGTGGCCCGCCATCGCGATGCGGGTCCCGTCGATGAGTCCGGCGTGGTGCCAGGCGGGGTGGTGTCCGGTGAGGCGGTCCAGCAGGAAGGACACGTCGCGGGCGCGGGTGTCGCTGACCGCCTGCATGCCGGCCCCCGCTTTGACCTTCTCCAGGGCCAGGCACTCCAGCACGCGGCCGCCGGGGAAGGCGGTCC
This genomic window from Streptomyces sp. NBC_01351 contains:
- a CDS encoding alpha/beta hydrolase family protein, which codes for MSRNRTAAAVALLALLLPVPLAAAGTAAAAESTATATKSRGAAVELPRPTGRFSVGLDTLHLVDHSRTDPWAGSGPRELMVTMRYPARRDTGGTARYLTSEEARLLLVDRKLDKVIPVETLTGTVTRSRTNARPVAGQYPLIVLSPGFTVHRATLTSLAEDLASRGYVVAAVDHAYESVGTAFPGGRVLECLALEKVKAGAGMQAVSDTRARDVSFLLDRLTGHHPAWHHAGLIDGTRIAMAGHSIGGASAVAAMATDPRIRAGVNMDGGLATPVPAAGLGGRPFMLIGAQERGPGGSQSWDRDWPLLDGWKRWITFAGSGHFTFSDFPAIGEQLGLPLDPKAPLPGARSVELTRRYVGAFFDQHLRGTPQPVLDGPSADAPEVRFHTP